In one Sulfitobacter sp. LCG007 genomic region, the following are encoded:
- a CDS encoding VPLPA-CTERM sorting domain-containing protein translates to MKSMRFPMMVATLAISAGGWGGTALAQCAPSNPGEGDTVTCTGLDTVGVDDGSKSVTVDVLSGATVDTTVSGDDAIKLKDLGASVNNAGTIAGGDEAIVGGNGLSVDNAGDITAGDHAIVGETEGDDYPSEDVTITNRPGASIAAGGDGVKAGDRLTLINYGTMTAGDDLVQAEEADGSGADDVEIQNHGTMVADDKGITVDDGTGFRLVNTGRIESKGNEAVEAGSDAEVFNDSGAEILGFDDAVQLGENGYILNEGTIENTQTLQDLIDDPDLEAQDAIDIDSGTIVNTASGIIRSTVNAAIDYDSSGVEVSRIVNGGLISGTIAVETDPSNTKSQQIENRGSMVGTSGLALNLGGGDDAYTQFAGGSLLGGADFGEGMDIMTLDGLFTGTIGGNGALFDGGTGTDTFSLTSYALAQITGSYSAGIFDLGVDDGLGGSFSILLTGWEQFRFSGASYTEEDLMAALGQPAPVPLPASALLLAGALAGLGGLRRRS, encoded by the coding sequence ATGAAAAGCATGAGATTTCCGATGATGGTGGCGACGCTCGCGATTTCGGCGGGCGGTTGGGGCGGCACGGCTCTGGCGCAATGCGCCCCGTCCAACCCGGGTGAAGGCGACACCGTGACCTGCACCGGGCTCGACACGGTCGGCGTCGACGATGGCAGCAAGTCCGTCACCGTCGATGTGCTGAGCGGTGCGACCGTGGACACGACCGTTTCAGGTGACGACGCGATCAAGCTCAAGGACCTCGGGGCGAGCGTCAACAACGCGGGCACGATCGCCGGCGGTGACGAAGCCATCGTGGGCGGCAACGGGCTGAGCGTCGACAACGCGGGCGACATCACGGCCGGGGACCACGCCATCGTCGGCGAGACCGAAGGCGACGATTACCCGTCCGAGGATGTCACGATCACGAACCGGCCTGGCGCGAGCATCGCCGCCGGCGGTGACGGTGTGAAGGCAGGCGACCGGCTGACGCTCATCAATTACGGGACGATGACGGCAGGCGACGATCTGGTGCAGGCGGAAGAAGCCGACGGATCGGGGGCGGACGATGTCGAGATACAAAACCACGGGACCATGGTGGCCGATGACAAGGGCATCACGGTCGATGACGGCACGGGCTTCAGGCTCGTCAATACCGGACGCATCGAGTCGAAGGGCAACGAGGCCGTCGAGGCCGGGAGTGACGCCGAGGTATTCAACGACAGCGGCGCCGAGATCCTCGGTTTCGATGACGCGGTGCAGCTGGGGGAAAACGGCTACATCCTGAACGAGGGGACCATCGAGAACACCCAGACGCTCCAGGACCTGATCGACGATCCGGATCTCGAGGCACAGGACGCCATCGACATCGACTCCGGCACCATCGTGAACACGGCCAGCGGCATCATCCGCTCAACGGTCAACGCGGCGATCGACTACGACTCATCCGGCGTCGAGGTGTCGCGCATCGTGAACGGCGGCCTGATTTCGGGCACCATCGCGGTCGAGACCGATCCGTCGAACACGAAATCCCAGCAGATCGAGAACCGCGGCAGCATGGTCGGCACCAGCGGTCTGGCCCTGAACCTCGGGGGCGGAGACGATGCCTATACGCAGTTCGCCGGCGGCTCTCTACTGGGCGGGGCCGATTTCGGCGAGGGCATGGATATCATGACCCTTGATGGCCTCTTCACCGGGACCATCGGCGGGAACGGGGCGCTGTTCGACGGCGGGACGGGGACCGACACGTTCAGCCTCACCAGCTATGCGCTGGCACAGATCACCGGCAGCTACAGCGCGGGAATCTTCGATCTTGGCGTCGACGACGGTCTTGGCGGGTCGTTCTCGATCCTGCTGACAGGCTGGGAGCAATTCCGCTTCAGCGGGGCAAGCTACACCGAAGAAGACCTGATGGCGGCCCTTGGCCAGCCTGCGCCGGTACCACTGCCGGCTTCCGCGCTCCTCCTCGCCGGAGCGCTTGCGGGCCTCGGCGGCCTGCGCCGCCGGTCCTGA
- a CDS encoding ABC-F family ATP-binding cassette domain-containing protein, with protein sequence MARAPLLQLSSISLTFGGNPVFDDLSLVVQPGDRVALVGRNGSGKSTLMKVMAGMVEPDRGEVVIGPGAGVGYMEQDPDLSGFDTLGDFAVHGLEASEMYRVERASEGLKFDPARPVATASGGERRRAALARLMASDPELLLLDEPTNHLDIEAIGWLEAELSSSRKAFVIISHDRAFLRNLTRATLWIDRGTVRRQEKGFGGFEEWRDRIWEEEDQQRHKLDRKIKAEARWAVEGISARRKRNQGRVRALQDLRSERASQIRRQGTAAMELEAGAKSGKKVIEAKEIAKAFGDNTILRPFSLTVQRGDRIALVGPNGVGKTTLLNMLIGRETPDSGTVTLGTNLDIALFDQARAQLDPDMTLWESLTGDPEMRVSGKADQVMVRGTPKHVVGYLKDFLFDEAQARAAVRALSGGEKARLLLAKLMARDSNMLVLDEPTNDLDVETLDLLQELLDSYDGTVLLVSHDRDFLDRVAATTIAMEGDGRATVYAGGWSDYRSQRGAVETDMAAPASAPEPASRSAAPAKSGKRVGLSFTEKHRLEVLPAEIARLEAEIGKLNELLGDPQLFTANPVKFRKATEALAERGTKLAAAEEEWLALAERAEAQAG encoded by the coding sequence ATGGCCCGTGCACCCCTCCTTCAGCTATCATCCATCTCCCTCACCTTCGGCGGCAATCCCGTCTTCGACGACCTGTCGCTTGTCGTGCAGCCCGGCGACCGCGTCGCGCTTGTGGGGCGCAACGGGTCGGGCAAGTCGACGCTGATGAAGGTCATGGCCGGAATGGTCGAACCCGACCGGGGCGAGGTCGTCATCGGCCCCGGCGCGGGTGTGGGCTATATGGAGCAGGATCCGGACCTGTCCGGCTTCGACACGCTGGGCGATTTCGCCGTCCACGGGCTGGAAGCTTCCGAGATGTACCGTGTGGAGCGCGCAAGCGAGGGGCTGAAATTCGACCCGGCCCGGCCGGTGGCGACCGCCAGCGGCGGCGAGCGGCGGCGCGCGGCGCTGGCACGGCTGATGGCAAGCGACCCGGAACTGCTGTTGCTTGACGAGCCGACCAACCATCTCGACATCGAGGCCATCGGCTGGCTCGAGGCCGAGCTGTCGAGCAGCCGCAAGGCCTTCGTCATCATCAGCCACGACCGCGCCTTCCTGCGCAACCTGACGCGGGCGACGCTCTGGATCGACCGGGGCACGGTGCGTCGGCAGGAGAAGGGCTTCGGCGGTTTCGAGGAGTGGCGCGACCGGATCTGGGAGGAAGAGGACCAGCAACGCCACAAGCTTGACCGCAAGATCAAGGCCGAGGCACGCTGGGCCGTCGAGGGCATTTCGGCCCGCCGCAAGCGCAATCAGGGCAGGGTGCGCGCCCTTCAGGACCTGAGATCCGAACGCGCCTCGCAGATCCGGCGGCAGGGCACCGCGGCGATGGAGCTGGAAGCGGGCGCGAAGTCGGGCAAGAAGGTGATCGAGGCGAAAGAGATCGCCAAGGCCTTCGGCGACAACACGATCCTCAGGCCCTTCTCGCTGACGGTCCAGCGCGGCGACCGGATTGCGCTGGTCGGGCCCAACGGCGTCGGAAAGACGACGCTTCTGAACATGCTCATCGGACGGGAGACGCCCGACAGCGGCACCGTCACGCTCGGTACGAACCTCGATATCGCCCTCTTCGACCAGGCCCGGGCGCAGCTCGATCCCGACATGACGCTCTGGGAAAGCCTTACCGGTGATCCCGAGATGCGGGTGTCGGGCAAAGCCGATCAGGTGATGGTGCGCGGCACGCCAAAACATGTGGTGGGCTATCTCAAGGATTTTCTCTTCGACGAGGCGCAGGCCCGTGCGGCGGTGCGCGCCCTTTCTGGCGGCGAGAAGGCGCGGCTGCTGCTGGCCAAGCTGATGGCGCGGGACAGCAACATGCTGGTGCTGGACGAGCCGACCAACGATCTGGATGTCGAGACGCTGGATCTGCTTCAGGAACTGCTCGACAGCTACGACGGCACCGTGCTGCTGGTCAGCCACGACCGTGACTTCCTGGACCGCGTCGCCGCGACCACCATCGCCATGGAGGGCGATGGCCGGGCCACCGTCTATGCCGGGGGCTGGAGCGACTATCGCAGCCAGCGGGGCGCGGTCGAAACCGACATGGCCGCGCCGGCGAGCGCGCCGGAGCCCGCATCGCGCTCAGCAGCACCTGCGAAATCCGGGAAGCGCGTCGGGCTGAGCTTCACCGAGAAGCATCGGCTCGAGGTCCTGCCGGCCGAGATTGCCCGGCTCGAAGCCGAAATCGGCAAGCTGAACGAGCTTCTGGGCGATCCGCAGCTCTTCACCGCCAACCCGGTGAAATTCCGCAAGGCCACCGAGGCCCTTGCCGAGCGGGGCACGAAGCTGGCTGCGGCCGAAGAGGAATGGCTTGCGCTGGCGGAAAGGGCCGAGGCTCAGGCCGGCTGA
- a CDS encoding fatty acid desaturase: MQRWLESRALPANLRGMDHIAFLRTLDGPTRDSLTRRSDLRGVVHLAGHAGAIVAMGLYIAVQGPFWGLLLVPQGVALVFLFTLSHECTHGTPFANPRLCDLVGHAVAPILALPFLWFRYFHLAHHRFTNDPERDPEIAGHGRPETTKEYLIYVSGWGYWSGNIAILWTNAFGRIVADYLPARRHDAMRREARVILGLYGLAALSLAFSPVLFWIWLLPVLVGQPFLRLYLLAEHGHCPPVADMLENTRTTLTNRILRFFAWNMPYHAEHHAFPAVPFHALPRLHGLVRDHLKTVAPGYAAFTRAYIGDLDG; this comes from the coding sequence ATGCAGCGCTGGCTTGAAAGCCGTGCGTTGCCCGCTAACCTGCGCGGCATGGATCACATCGCCTTTCTGCGCACCCTCGATGGCCCTACCCGCGACAGCCTCACGCGCCGGTCGGACCTCAGGGGCGTCGTTCACCTTGCGGGACACGCGGGCGCGATCGTTGCCATGGGCCTCTACATTGCGGTTCAGGGCCCTTTCTGGGGCCTTCTGCTCGTGCCGCAGGGCGTCGCGCTGGTGTTCCTGTTCACCCTGAGCCACGAATGCACCCATGGGACGCCCTTCGCCAATCCAAGGCTCTGCGACCTCGTCGGCCATGCCGTCGCGCCGATACTCGCCCTGCCCTTCCTATGGTTCCGCTACTTCCATCTCGCGCACCATCGCTTCACCAACGACCCCGAGCGCGACCCCGAGATCGCCGGACATGGACGGCCAGAAACAACGAAGGAATACCTGATCTACGTGAGCGGTTGGGGTTACTGGTCCGGCAACATCGCGATCCTGTGGACCAACGCGTTCGGTCGGATCGTGGCGGATTACCTGCCTGCGCGCCGGCACGACGCGATGCGGCGCGAGGCGCGCGTGATCCTCGGCCTCTACGGTCTGGCCGCGCTGTCGCTTGCGTTCAGCCCTGTTCTGTTCTGGATCTGGCTTCTGCCCGTTCTGGTCGGCCAGCCTTTCCTGCGGCTCTACCTGCTGGCCGAGCACGGTCACTGCCCGCCCGTGGCCGACATGCTGGAGAACACCCGCACGACCCTGACCAACCGCATCCTGCGGTTCTTCGCATGGAACATGCCCTATCACGCCGAGCATCACGCCTTTCCGGCGGTGCCCTTCCACGCCCTGCCCCGGCTTCACGGGCTTGTCCGGGATCATCTGAAGACCGTCGCGCCGGGCTATGCGGCCTTCACGCGGGCGTACATAGGCGACCTGGACGGCTGA
- a CDS encoding MOSC domain-containing protein, whose amino-acid sequence MIWEGSLLHIHITPAARQPMQELTEANLLAGVGIEGDRYARGIDTGTYSQIPDVREVTLIEVESLEALARDHETALDPAAHRRNLTVRGVPLNHLVGRRFRVGSVLLEGGRLNTPCRYLDMITKQDVCDLLVHRSGLNCRIIEGGTIRTGDRLQPA is encoded by the coding sequence ATGATCTGGGAAGGCAGCCTGCTTCATATTCACATCACCCCTGCGGCACGTCAGCCGATGCAGGAACTGACCGAGGCGAACCTGCTCGCGGGGGTCGGGATCGAGGGCGACCGCTATGCCCGTGGCATCGACACGGGGACCTATTCGCAGATACCGGACGTTCGGGAAGTGACGCTGATCGAGGTGGAATCGCTCGAGGCGCTGGCCCGCGATCATGAAACGGCGCTCGACCCTGCGGCGCACCGGCGCAACCTGACGGTCCGGGGCGTGCCGCTGAACCATCTCGTGGGACGCCGCTTCCGGGTCGGGTCGGTTCTGCTTGAGGGCGGCCGGCTCAACACACCCTGCCGCTACCTGGACATGATCACGAAACAGGACGTATGCGATCTGCTCGTACATCGCTCGGGGCTCAACTGCCGCATCATCGAAGGCGGCACGATCCGGACCGGAGACAGGCTTCAGCCGGCCTGA
- a CDS encoding SDR family NAD(P)-dependent oxidoreductase has protein sequence MKLDRTAAIVTGGASGLGEATARHFAAQGAQVTILDRDAARGEAVAREIGAHFAETDVTDEASVEAAIALAVERMGRISAAVNCAGIAYGIKTVGRDGPHPLDAFRRTIDINLVGSFNVARLAAAAMAKNDPDPDGARGIIINTASIAAFDGQKGQAAYSASKGGIVGMTLPMARDLAQSGIRVMAIAPGIFLTPMLKGLSEEVQQQLAADVPCPPRLGDPAEYAALAGFIVEAGYLNGEVIRIDGALRMR, from the coding sequence ATGAAGCTCGACAGGACAGCTGCCATCGTCACAGGCGGGGCATCGGGGCTCGGAGAGGCCACGGCGCGGCACTTCGCGGCCCAAGGGGCGCAGGTGACGATCCTGGACCGCGACGCGGCGCGCGGGGAGGCCGTCGCGCGCGAGATCGGGGCGCATTTCGCCGAAACGGACGTGACCGACGAGGCCTCGGTCGAGGCGGCTATCGCGCTGGCGGTCGAAAGGATGGGGCGGATCAGTGCGGCGGTCAATTGCGCCGGGATCGCCTATGGCATCAAGACAGTCGGACGGGACGGGCCGCACCCGCTGGACGCCTTCCGGCGCACGATCGACATAAATCTGGTGGGCAGCTTCAACGTCGCCCGCCTTGCGGCCGCGGCCATGGCGAAGAACGACCCCGACCCCGACGGGGCGCGCGGGATCATCATCAATACCGCCTCCATCGCCGCCTTCGACGGCCAGAAGGGCCAGGCTGCCTATTCCGCCTCCAAGGGCGGCATCGTGGGGATGACGCTTCCGATGGCGCGCGATCTGGCACAGAGCGGGATTCGCGTCATGGCCATCGCGCCGGGCATCTTCCTCACGCCCATGCTCAAGGGGCTGAGCGAGGAGGTGCAGCAACAGCTTGCGGCGGATGTTCCCTGCCCGCCCCGGCTGGGCGATCCGGCGGAATACGCGGCGCTGGCCGGATTCATCGTCGAGGCCGGCTATCTCAACGGAGAGGTGATCCGCATCGACGGCGCGCTGAGGATGCGATGA
- a CDS encoding anhydro-N-acetylmuramic acid kinase: protein MKAAPRQGRSAAGPVTALGAMSGTSLDGVDAAVLTTDGTDIMGFGASDYRPYDPHERAVIAAGFGLWEGPEVIAAQQVIDEAHRALLERFDGVDLVGFHGQTLAHAPRTRGTLQVGDGDALAEALGVPVVWDFRSADVELGGEGAPLAPFFHFACARHIGAEAPLAFLNLGGVGNLTYVDPTRDRPEDVGALLAFDTGPANAPINDLMQSRFGLAFDEGGRIAESGSVEAGILEQFLAEPYFARIPPKSLDRNDFAETVRRVGQLGDADAAATLTALCAAGVAEGMQHCPAPPERVLVTGGGRRNPVLMRMLEVSLDCPVMPVEAVGLDGDMLEAQAFAYLAVRVARGLPTSCPGTTGVRAAVSGGRISRPGRLCTPA, encoded by the coding sequence ATGAAGGCGGCACCCCGGCAGGGACGATCGGCAGCGGGCCCCGTGACCGCGCTCGGCGCCATGAGCGGCACCTCGCTCGACGGGGTCGATGCGGCCGTCCTGACCACGGACGGCACCGATATCATGGGCTTCGGAGCGTCGGACTACCGGCCCTATGACCCCCATGAACGCGCCGTCATCGCCGCGGGTTTCGGGCTGTGGGAGGGGCCCGAAGTCATCGCGGCCCAGCAAGTGATCGACGAAGCGCACCGCGCGCTGCTGGAACGCTTCGACGGGGTCGATCTGGTGGGCTTCCACGGTCAGACCCTGGCCCATGCCCCGCGCACGCGCGGCACCTTGCAGGTCGGCGACGGCGACGCGCTGGCCGAGGCTCTGGGCGTGCCGGTCGTCTGGGATTTCCGCAGCGCCGACGTCGAACTGGGCGGCGAGGGTGCGCCGCTTGCCCCGTTCTTCCATTTCGCCTGCGCGCGCCACATCGGCGCCGAGGCGCCGCTGGCCTTCCTCAACCTCGGCGGTGTCGGCAACCTCACCTATGTCGACCCGACCCGTGACCGGCCCGAGGATGTGGGGGCGCTTCTGGCCTTCGATACCGGCCCCGCGAATGCGCCGATCAACGACCTCATGCAGTCGCGCTTCGGTCTCGCCTTCGACGAGGGCGGACGCATCGCCGAAAGCGGCAGCGTCGAGGCCGGCATCCTCGAACAGTTTCTGGCCGAACCCTATTTCGCCCGGATTCCGCCCAAGTCCTTGGACCGGAACGATTTCGCCGAGACGGTCAGGCGCGTGGGCCAGCTTGGCGACGCCGATGCTGCCGCCACGCTCACGGCGCTGTGCGCGGCCGGGGTCGCCGAGGGCATGCAGCACTGTCCCGCCCCGCCCGAGCGGGTTCTCGTCACCGGCGGCGGACGCCGGAACCCGGTGCTGATGAGGATGCTCGAAGTCTCGCTCGACTGCCCAGTGATGCCGGTGGAAGCGGTGGGACTGGACGGCGACATGCTCGAGGCGCAGGCCTTCGCCTATCTCGCCGTGCGCGTGGCGCGCGGGCTGCCGACGTCCTGCCCCGGCACCACCGGGGTCCGGGCAGCGGTCAGCGGCGGACGCATCAGCCGTCCAGGTCGCCTATGTACGCCCGCGTGA
- a CDS encoding NAD(P)/FAD-dependent oxidoreductase, which translates to MKVVVVGAGIIGALCGYRLAQAGAEVIVVEAGRPASAASGNSFGWINASFHADAAHFRLRHEAMAAHRKLAGDLGTQAIAWPGCICWEQQGDALDAQYETLVALGYDVALLGREDVARLEPAIAPPSRALHFAAEGAVDLPRLAGDALRAAQDLGLRLICGVRASGIATMGGAVRGVETSAGTIAADHVVLAGGVGTSAIVEAMGIALPMLHRPGILMRSLPLPPLVSHILVTPEHEFRQLADGTILAPTEAAHQRIDSEAIVTDPAILAEAAAARLSDVLRTEIRWAEAALACRPVPGDGLPVIGAAGPAGLYLATMHSGATLAAVVAEIVAAEVSGTDPGRDRVGLVAPYRPGRFRG; encoded by the coding sequence GTGAAAGTCGTGGTCGTCGGCGCCGGGATCATCGGCGCGCTTTGCGGATACCGGCTTGCCCAGGCCGGGGCCGAGGTGATCGTCGTCGAGGCGGGACGCCCCGCAAGCGCGGCATCCGGCAACTCCTTCGGCTGGATCAACGCGTCCTTCCATGCAGACGCAGCGCATTTCCGGCTGCGTCATGAAGCGATGGCGGCGCATCGGAAACTCGCGGGCGATCTCGGGACGCAGGCCATCGCCTGGCCCGGTTGCATCTGCTGGGAACAGCAAGGCGACGCCCTTGACGCGCAGTATGAGACCCTCGTCGCGCTTGGCTATGATGTCGCGCTGCTCGGACGCGAGGATGTCGCCCGGCTCGAGCCCGCGATCGCGCCGCCGTCGCGGGCGCTGCATTTTGCCGCCGAAGGGGCCGTCGATCTGCCCCGCCTCGCGGGTGATGCTCTGCGCGCGGCGCAGGACCTGGGGCTCAGGCTGATCTGTGGCGTCCGGGCCAGCGGCATCGCCACCATGGGCGGTGCCGTTCGGGGCGTCGAGACATCCGCGGGCACCATCGCCGCGGACCATGTCGTGCTGGCCGGCGGTGTGGGGACCTCTGCGATTGTCGAGGCGATGGGCATTGCGCTGCCGATGCTGCATCGTCCCGGCATCCTGATGCGCAGCCTCCCGCTGCCGCCCCTCGTCTCGCATATCCTGGTCACGCCGGAGCACGAATTCCGCCAGCTGGCCGATGGCACGATCCTGGCCCCGACGGAAGCGGCGCATCAGCGCATCGACAGCGAAGCCATCGTGACCGATCCCGCGATACTGGCAGAGGCGGCTGCCGCGCGCCTCTCGGATGTGCTGCGCACCGAAATCCGCTGGGCCGAGGCCGCGCTGGCCTGCCGGCCCGTACCGGGCGACGGGCTGCCGGTCATCGGCGCGGCGGGGCCGGCTGGTCTTTACCTCGCCACGATGCATTCCGGCGCCACGCTGGCCGCGGTCGTGGCAGAAATCGTCGCGGCGGAGGTATCGGGAACGGATCCGGGCCGGGACCGCGTGGGGCTGGTCGCGCCTTACCGGCCCGGGCGGTTCAGAGGGTGA
- a CDS encoding cupin domain-containing protein — MQAQEIIDRLGLSPHPEGGHFRQTWVAGNDGRPSGTCIYFLLAEGERSHWHRVDATEIWLWHAGAPLVLSLSATETGPARDHLLTPDLEAGAPQIVVPEHHWQSARSLGAYTLVSCAVSPGFRFEGFTLAPEGFDIPSG, encoded by the coding sequence ATGCAGGCACAAGAGATCATCGACCGGCTCGGCCTCTCGCCGCATCCCGAGGGTGGGCATTTCCGCCAGACATGGGTGGCCGGGAACGACGGTCGCCCCAGCGGAACCTGCATCTACTTCCTTCTGGCCGAGGGCGAACGCAGCCACTGGCACAGGGTCGATGCAACCGAGATCTGGCTCTGGCACGCGGGCGCGCCGCTGGTGCTTTCGCTCAGCGCGACCGAGACGGGGCCCGCCCGGGACCACCTTCTGACTCCGGATCTGGAAGCCGGCGCGCCGCAGATCGTGGTGCCCGAGCATCACTGGCAGTCCGCGCGCAGCCTCGGGGCCTACACGCTGGTGAGCTGCGCCGTTTCGCCCGGGTTCCGCTTCGAGGGTTTCACCCTCGCCCCCGAGGGATTCGACATTCCGTCCGGCTGA
- the tyrS gene encoding tyrosine--tRNA ligase has protein sequence MTYHPKSDFIATMMERGFLADCTDYQALDEALLKGVVPAYIGYDATAKSLHVGHLMNIMVLRWLQKTGHKPITLMGGGTTKVGDPSFRSDERPLLTPDAIDDNINSMKNVFAKLISYDDGPTGALMINNAEWLDHLNYLEFLRDIGRHFSVNRMLSFESVKSRLDREQSLSFLEFNYMILQAYDFLELNRRYGCLLQMGGSDQWGNIVNGIDLTRRVLDHQIYGLTTPLLETSDGRKMGKSQGGAVWLNPDMLSPYEFWQFWRNTTDADVGRFMKLYTELPVEECDRLGALAGAEINEAKITLANEVTTLLHGSDAAAAAEATAREVFEKGGIGEDLPTLTLSETDIGGGISIVQLIVRSGLAATGKEAKRLIAENGARLDDAPLTDAGLMIDAGALSSPIKLSAGKKRHALVQLG, from the coding sequence ATGACCTACCACCCGAAATCGGACTTCATCGCGACCATGATGGAACGCGGCTTTCTTGCCGATTGCACCGATTATCAGGCGCTCGACGAGGCGCTGCTCAAGGGGGTGGTTCCGGCCTATATCGGCTATGACGCGACGGCGAAATCGCTGCACGTGGGCCATCTGATGAACATCATGGTCCTGCGCTGGCTTCAGAAGACCGGGCACAAGCCGATCACGCTGATGGGCGGCGGCACGACGAAGGTGGGCGATCCCTCCTTCCGTTCGGACGAGCGTCCGCTGCTGACGCCCGACGCCATCGACGACAACATCAACTCGATGAAGAACGTCTTCGCCAAGCTGATCAGCTACGACGACGGCCCCACGGGCGCGCTGATGATCAACAATGCCGAATGGCTGGATCACCTCAACTATCTCGAGTTCCTGCGCGATATCGGGCGGCATTTCTCGGTCAATCGGATGTTGTCGTTCGAAAGCGTCAAATCGCGGCTCGACCGGGAACAGTCGCTGTCGTTCCTCGAGTTCAACTACATGATCCTGCAGGCCTACGACTTCCTCGAGCTGAACCGGCGCTATGGCTGCCTGCTGCAGATGGGCGGGTCGGACCAGTGGGGCAACATCGTCAACGGGATCGACCTGACCCGGCGGGTGCTCGACCACCAGATCTACGGGCTGACGACGCCGCTGCTCGAGACGTCCGACGGGCGCAAGATGGGCAAGTCGCAGGGCGGCGCGGTCTGGCTCAACCCCGACATGCTGAGCCCCTACGAGTTCTGGCAGTTCTGGCGCAACACGACAGATGCCGATGTGGGACGCTTCATGAAGCTTTACACCGAGTTGCCGGTCGAGGAATGCGACCGGCTGGGCGCGCTGGCGGGCGCGGAGATCAACGAGGCCAAGATCACGCTCGCCAACGAGGTGACGACCCTTCTGCACGGGTCCGATGCGGCGGCGGCGGCGGAAGCCACGGCGCGCGAGGTCTTCGAGAAGGGCGGCATCGGGGAGGACCTGCCGACGCTCACGCTCAGCGAGACGGACATCGGCGGCGGAATCTCGATCGTCCAGCTTATCGTGCGCTCGGGGCTTGCCGCCACCGGCAAGGAGGCCAAGCGTCTGATCGCGGAGAACGGGGCACGGCTCGACGATGCGCCCCTGACGGACGCGGGGCTGATGATCGACGCAGGCGCACTGTCGAGCCCGATCAAGCTGAGCGCGGGCAAGAAGCGTCACGCGCTCGTACAGCTCGGCTAG
- a CDS encoding N-acetyltransferase family protein: MPDAASCAERRTRTVSIRQAVAQADFDAVRELCWEYRAYLENFGPEQRRITQVFYPETEYADLMSRLEEKHARPRGIVLLAEIDGQTVGCGMSHALSAEAAEIKRVFLREQARGSGAGRALSQALVDQARADGYKVVYLDTSQDFVAARGLYESIGFEARGPYAPVPRNMEQHLCFYELTL, from the coding sequence ATGCCGGACGCAGCATCCTGCGCTGAGCGGCGCACCCGCACGGTAAGCATCAGACAGGCCGTCGCCCAGGCGGATTTCGACGCAGTGCGGGAGCTTTGCTGGGAGTATCGCGCCTATCTCGAGAACTTCGGGCCTGAACAGCGCCGGATCACGCAGGTCTTCTACCCGGAGACCGAATATGCCGACCTCATGAGCCGGCTGGAAGAGAAACACGCAAGACCGCGCGGCATCGTCCTGCTGGCCGAGATCGACGGCCAGACGGTGGGCTGCGGCATGAGCCATGCCCTGAGCGCCGAGGCGGCCGAGATCAAGCGGGTCTTCCTGCGCGAGCAGGCGCGCGGCAGCGGTGCGGGCCGGGCGCTGTCGCAGGCCCTGGTCGATCAGGCCCGCGCAGACGGCTACAAGGTCGTCTATCTCGACACCTCGCAGGATTTCGTTGCCGCGCGCGGCCTTTACGAATCCATCGGGTTCGAGGCCCGCGGACCCTATGCTCCGGTGCCCAGGAACATGGAGCAGCACCTCTGCTTCTACGAGCTCACCCTCTGA